One region of Chryseobacterium sp. C-71 genomic DNA includes:
- a CDS encoding succinate dehydrogenase cytochrome b subunit, giving the protein MAGLTSSTIGRKYAMALSAMFLLSFLVIHVSSNITSIFSVDVYNEVAHFMGYNPLVQYALQPVLTVGILFHFIMGFILEIKNNKARPIKYANNNGSANSTWVSRNMIISGAVILAFFALHFYDFWFPELDYKFVQGNTPDETRYWGELHHKFHDIWRVVLYVISFVLLGLHLAHGFQSSFQSVGARHPKYTPVIKAVGFWFSVIVPLGFIVIAVFHYVTQ; this is encoded by the coding sequence ATGGCAGGTTTAACAAGTTCTACGATAGGTAGGAAATATGCTATGGCACTTTCAGCAATGTTTTTGCTGAGTTTCTTGGTGATACACGTGTCATCAAACATCACATCGATTTTCAGCGTTGATGTTTATAACGAGGTCGCTCATTTTATGGGATACAATCCTCTGGTGCAGTATGCTCTTCAGCCCGTTCTTACAGTGGGAATTCTTTTCCATTTTATTATGGGGTTTATTCTTGAGATAAAGAATAACAAAGCGCGTCCTATAAAATATGCCAACAATAACGGGTCGGCTAATTCTACATGGGTGTCAAGAAACATGATTATTTCAGGTGCTGTTATTTTAGCATTCTTTGCACTACACTTTTATGATTTCTGGTTTCCTGAATTAGATTATAAATTTGTACAAGGCAATACTCCTGATGAAACAAGATATTGGGGAGAGCTTCACCATAAATTTCATGATATTTGGAGAGTTGTACTTTATGTAATTTCATTTGTTCTTTTAGGACTGCATTTGGCTCACGGTTTCCAATCTTCATTTCAATCTGTAGGAGCGAGACATCCAAAGTACACGCCGGTAATCAAAGCGGTTGGTTTTTGGTTTTCGGTAATTGTTCCGCTTGGTTTCATCGTTATCGCAGTTTTTCATTACGTAACTCAATAA
- a CDS encoding ComEC/Rec2 family competence protein has translation MKRQPLLILVCCFILGILFQDYFSFKQNFILTIAIFCFLIAISTFIKSFFISKFNSILLGLLFFGLGICLHYLNFPNASQVSFQPNENIVFKISKKLNSSEKNKKYEAIVQIGKETFNSVVLIPKGSKELDFEHYYKAKAYVSQPQSPQYDFQFDYAKYLHRKNIFYQCYINDEVSSAIRNDLSFGEKISQKRLEVLQEINHSEMSSKSQEFLKGIILADRTEIDSETLQDFNRSGLVHFLAISGTHVVVIFGMLYFILMKILPLKFRKSVIILSLAFIWFFALFIGLGNSVVRSCIMLTVYFVYMLIQRKPDLLHSLALSAFIILIIDTQQFFDVGFQLSFLAVFGIFWLNQPILKYLPRQDNYLKKIIFNTVSISISAQLATLPLVLYYFHQFSFVSIVANFFIVPFSEVIIIFSFLMAGLMALGLDFGIINIVYNFIIDLLLKIIHWFADFESLFFENISMNFAEVSVLFIVIYLLKFIIVKFNVKRFSQFSWVVLFFFILRISFTIYENQREEILVHQYRKSNVISVKKGNVVCFWIQHLDDEKKIRQYIINPYVSSRRVKSFKIKQLPASSEKVVFNNKVYDLK, from the coding sequence TTGAAACGACAGCCATTGCTAATATTAGTCTGCTGCTTTATTCTTGGAATTTTATTTCAGGATTATTTTTCTTTTAAACAAAATTTCATTCTTACTATCGCGATTTTCTGTTTCTTGATTGCGATTTCTACATTCATCAAATCTTTTTTTATCTCAAAATTTAACTCAATTCTTCTTGGATTGTTATTTTTCGGATTGGGAATCTGTTTACATTATTTAAATTTTCCCAATGCTTCTCAAGTTTCATTTCAACCTAATGAAAACATTGTTTTTAAGATTTCTAAAAAATTAAATTCATCAGAGAAAAATAAAAAATACGAAGCAATTGTACAGATTGGAAAAGAAACTTTTAATTCGGTTGTGTTAATTCCAAAAGGGAGTAAAGAGCTTGATTTTGAGCATTATTACAAAGCTAAAGCTTATGTAAGCCAACCTCAATCTCCGCAGTATGATTTTCAGTTTGATTATGCAAAATATCTTCATCGGAAAAACATTTTTTATCAATGTTACATCAATGATGAGGTGAGTTCAGCCATAAGAAATGATTTGTCTTTCGGTGAAAAAATTAGTCAGAAAAGGCTTGAAGTTTTACAGGAAATCAATCATTCTGAAATGTCATCAAAAAGTCAGGAATTTCTCAAGGGAATTATTCTGGCAGATCGCACGGAAATAGATTCGGAAACTTTGCAGGATTTTAATCGTTCGGGATTGGTGCATTTTCTTGCGATTTCTGGGACGCATGTTGTTGTCATTTTCGGGATGCTCTATTTTATTTTAATGAAAATTTTGCCACTAAAATTCAGGAAATCTGTAATCATTTTAAGTCTAGCTTTCATATGGTTTTTTGCTTTGTTTATTGGTTTGGGGAATTCTGTAGTTCGTTCTTGCATTATGCTAACGGTGTATTTTGTTTATATGTTGATTCAGCGAAAACCCGATTTGCTACATTCTTTAGCATTGTCTGCTTTTATTATTTTGATTATTGATACGCAACAGTTTTTTGATGTTGGATTTCAGTTGAGTTTTCTGGCAGTTTTCGGAATTTTCTGGCTCAACCAACCGATTTTGAAATATTTGCCAAGACAAGATAATTATTTAAAAAAGATCATTTTCAATACGGTTTCTATTTCTATTTCTGCGCAATTGGCAACGCTGCCATTGGTTTTATACTACTTTCACCAATTTTCTTTTGTTTCAATCGTTGCTAATTTTTTCATTGTTCCGTTTTCTGAAGTCATTATCATTTTTTCGTTTTTAATGGCAGGTTTAATGGCTTTAGGATTAGATTTCGGCATTATAAATATTGTGTACAATTTCATAATAGATTTACTGTTAAAAATAATTCATTGGTTTGCTGATTTTGAATCTTTGTTTTTTGAAAACATCTCAATGAATTTCGCTGAGGTTTCCGTACTTTTCATTGTTATTTATCTTTTGAAATTCATAATTGTTAAATTTAATGTTAAAAGATTCTCGCAATTTTCTTGGGTAGTTTTATTCTTTTTTATTTTGAGGATTTCGTTTACAATTTATGAGAATCAAAGAGAAGAAATTTTGGTTCATCAATATAGAAAAAGTAATGTCATTTCGGTTAAAAAAGGAAATGTAGTCTGTTTTTGGATTCAACATCTGGATGATGAAAAGAAAATTCGGCAATATATTATTAATCCTTACGTGTCTTCTCGAAGGGTGAAAAGTTTTAAGATTAAACAGCTTCCTGCTTCATCCGAAAAAGTGGTTTTTAATAACAAAGTTTATGATTTAAAATAA
- the lpxB gene encoding lipid-A-disaccharide synthase, which produces MKYYIIAGEASGDLHGSNLMKSLKQKDPNAEFRFWGGDLMEKQGGTLVKHYRDLAFMGFLEVAMNLKTILNNIKFCKADIKNNIPDVLILVDYPGFNLRIAKFAKELGIKVVYYISPQLWAWKEGRVETIKKYVDEMMVILPFEEDFYTKHDVKSHFVGHPLLDAISTLQDIDIEYFKTKNNLNEKEIIALLPGSRKQEVEKMLEIMLSVRPYFKDYQFVIAGAPSLEKDFYQKYVDENVHFVSNKTYDLLRCSKAALVTSGTATLETALLNVPEVVCYRGSKISYAIAKRLVKHIKYISLVNLIMDKEVVKELIQSELNTKSLVEQLNLILEGDSRNLMLKEYETLRMKLGGKGASDNAADIILKIK; this is translated from the coding sequence ATGAAATACTACATTATCGCAGGTGAAGCTTCCGGAGATTTGCACGGAAGTAATTTAATGAAATCCTTAAAGCAGAAAGATCCCAACGCAGAATTCAGGTTTTGGGGTGGCGATTTGATGGAAAAACAAGGTGGGACTTTGGTAAAGCATTATCGTGATCTCGCTTTCATGGGTTTTCTTGAGGTTGCAATGAATTTAAAGACAATTTTAAATAATATTAAATTCTGTAAAGCCGATATTAAAAATAATATTCCCGATGTTTTGATTTTGGTTGACTATCCGGGTTTCAATTTAAGAATTGCAAAGTTTGCTAAAGAACTCGGGATTAAAGTTGTTTATTATATTTCGCCCCAACTTTGGGCATGGAAGGAAGGTAGAGTAGAAACCATCAAAAAATATGTAGATGAGATGATGGTGATTCTTCCCTTTGAAGAAGATTTTTATACAAAACATGATGTGAAATCTCATTTTGTAGGGCATCCTTTGCTTGATGCAATTTCGACGTTACAAGATATTGATATTGAATATTTTAAAACAAAAAATAACTTAAACGAAAAAGAAATCATCGCATTGCTTCCAGGTTCCAGAAAACAGGAAGTTGAAAAGATGTTGGAGATTATGCTTTCGGTGAGGCCTTATTTTAAAGATTATCAGTTCGTTATTGCGGGAGCTCCAAGTCTTGAAAAGGATTTTTATCAGAAATATGTGGATGAAAATGTACATTTTGTTTCCAATAAAACCTATGATTTACTAAGATGTTCTAAAGCCGCATTGGTAACCTCCGGAACGGCAACTCTCGAAACGGCATTATTGAATGTTCCGGAAGTGGTTTGCTACCGTGGGAGTAAAATTTCTTATGCAATTGCCAAAAGATTGGTGAAGCATATCAAATATATTTCGCTTGTCAATTTAATCATGGATAAAGAAGTGGTTAAAGAATTGATTCAAAGTGAATTGAATACTAAAAGTCTTGTCGAACAATTAAATTTAATTCTTGAAGGCGACTCAAGAAATTTGATGCTCAAAGAGTACGAAACATTACGTATGAAACTTGGCGGAAAGGGCGCAAGTGACAATGCTGCAGATATTATTCTGAAAATTAAATAA
- a CDS encoding DUF2480 family protein: MSEEFEIKNKVASSGLVNFDLTDLVPKGIRKGIDLKDFLFMEMILKEKDFREKVAAINPEDYKDQYVYIYNSADAIVPLWAYFLITAKLTDVTKKIVFGNREDLEVLLMHNAIQTHDFDNLKGKRVLVKGCSDKEIPENAYIELVEQLKPIVKSLMFGEACSNVPIFKN; encoded by the coding sequence ATGTCAGAAGAATTTGAAATAAAAAATAAAGTTGCGTCTAGCGGACTGGTCAATTTTGACCTTACAGATTTGGTTCCGAAAGGTATCAGAAAAGGAATTGATTTGAAAGATTTTCTTTTCATGGAAATGATTTTGAAAGAAAAAGACTTCCGTGAAAAGGTGGCTGCTATTAACCCTGAAGATTATAAAGATCAATATGTTTACATCTACAATTCTGCAGATGCCATTGTTCCACTTTGGGCGTACTTTCTGATCACTGCAAAATTAACTGATGTTACCAAAAAAATAGTTTTCGGGAATAGAGAAGATCTGGAAGTTCTTTTGATGCATAACGCAATTCAAACTCATGATTTTGATAATTTGAAAGGGAAAAGAGTTTTGGTAAAAGGATGTTCTGACAAGGAAATTCCTGAAAATGCTTATATCGAATTAGTTGAACAATTAAAACCGATTGTAAAATCATTAATGTTTGGGGAAGCTTGCTCTAATGTTCCTATTTTTAAGAATTAA
- a CDS encoding DUF937 domain-containing protein, which translates to MNLIDLLTGNTGNQVAEQAENKFGISKNQIIALLAVATPLVISYLRNKSQDAKEAEALNNALDKDHDGSILDDTSQLDNRQDEGGSILSHVFGNQKNNVENQLSQNTGISIDKIGPILAMLAPVIMGYIGKEKQQNNVGAGGLGDLLGGILGGAQNQAQQQQSSPLNDILGSVLGGGQSQSSGNPLNDILGSVLGGGGQQQKQQQGGLGDLLGGLFGGK; encoded by the coding sequence ATGAATTTAATCGACCTTTTAACAGGAAACACAGGAAATCAGGTAGCTGAACAAGCTGAAAACAAATTTGGAATCAGCAAAAATCAGATTATTGCTCTATTGGCGGTAGCAACCCCACTTGTTATTTCTTACCTTAGAAATAAATCTCAGGATGCGAAAGAAGCGGAAGCTTTAAACAACGCATTAGATAAAGATCATGATGGAAGCATTTTAGATGATACGTCACAACTTGACAACAGACAAGACGAAGGCGGATCAATTCTTTCTCACGTTTTCGGAAATCAAAAAAACAATGTAGAAAACCAATTATCTCAGAATACAGGAATTTCTATTGACAAAATCGGACCTATTTTGGCAATGCTTGCACCTGTAATCATGGGCTACATTGGTAAAGAAAAACAACAGAACAATGTGGGAGCAGGTGGTCTTGGTGATCTTTTAGGTGGAATTTTGGGAGGTGCTCAAAATCAGGCTCAGCAACAGCAATCTAGTCCTTTGAACGATATTCTTGGAAGTGTTTTAGGCGGCGGACAATCACAATCTTCAGGAAATCCTTTGAATGATATTTTAGGAAGTGTACTTGGGGGCGGTGGACAACAGCAAAAACAGCAACAAGGTGGATTGGGAGATCTACTTGGAGGACTTTTCGGAGGAAAGTAA
- a CDS encoding 30S ribosomal protein THX, which yields MGKGDRKSRKGKIILGSYGKKRPRKASKAYPAAAEKSKD from the coding sequence ATGGGAAAAGGAGACAGAAAATCAAGAAAAGGGAAAATCATCTTGGGAAGCTACGGAAAGAAAAGACCGAGAAAAGCTTCAAAAGCTTACCCAGCAGCTGCTGAAAAGTCAAAAGACTAA
- a CDS encoding MATE family efflux transporter — protein sequence MKKYLNFLKKAFSEEETDYTKISIRSAVLLLAIPMMLEMAMESVFALVDLYFVGHLKESGFAIQTVGLTESVLTIIYSIAIGMSMAATAVVARRIGEKNPEQASRSAAQVISVSFVVTSVLSILGVMYAEEILILMGSKPDAAPYGKDFTRIMMGSSVIIMLLFLINGIFRGAGNAAIAMKSLWIANIANIILCPILIRGLGPIPAMGLTGAAVATTIGRSTGVLYQLYHIFIADSLVRIKTIYFKPDFKLIISIVKIAMPGIFQFVIASCSWIFLAKLVATTGGEDASAGYQTALRLMMFFMLPAWGLSNAASTLVGQNMGAGEMIRAEQSVMKTVKYNVIFMLLVSLLFLILGDFLVGFFTEQIEIKNYAKNALHIMSLGFVFYGIGMVTINAFNGAGDTWTPTWLNFFGFWMFQIPLAYVLSKYFEMGPKGVFISIPVAETFITVVAFILFKKGKWKNVKV from the coding sequence ATGAAAAAATATTTAAATTTTCTGAAGAAAGCATTTAGCGAAGAAGAAACCGATTATACCAAAATCAGTATCAGAAGTGCTGTTCTTCTTTTAGCGATTCCGATGATGCTGGAAATGGCCATGGAATCTGTCTTTGCTCTGGTTGATCTTTATTTTGTAGGTCACCTCAAAGAAAGTGGCTTTGCAATACAAACTGTTGGTCTTACAGAGTCTGTGTTGACTATTATTTACTCTATTGCTATCGGAATGAGTATGGCTGCAACCGCAGTTGTGGCAAGAAGAATCGGTGAGAAAAACCCTGAACAGGCTTCCAGAAGTGCGGCTCAGGTGATTTCGGTTTCGTTTGTTGTAACTTCTGTTTTGAGTATATTGGGAGTGATGTATGCAGAAGAAATCTTGATTTTGATGGGTTCAAAACCCGATGCAGCACCTTACGGAAAAGATTTTACGAGAATTATGATGGGAAGCAGTGTGATTATTATGTTGTTATTTTTAATCAACGGAATTTTCAGAGGTGCAGGAAATGCTGCCATCGCTATGAAAAGTTTATGGATTGCCAATATTGCCAACATTATTCTTTGTCCGATTTTGATAAGAGGCTTAGGTCCGATTCCTGCAATGGGTTTAACTGGAGCTGCGGTTGCAACAACTATCGGAAGAAGTACAGGCGTTCTTTATCAGTTGTATCATATTTTTATTGCTGATTCTTTGGTGAGAATCAAAACAATTTATTTTAAACCTGATTTTAAATTGATCATATCCATCGTAAAAATTGCCATGCCGGGAATATTCCAGTTTGTTATCGCCTCATGCAGCTGGATTTTTCTTGCAAAATTGGTCGCAACGACCGGTGGGGAAGACGCTTCCGCAGGTTATCAGACAGCACTTCGGTTAATGATGTTCTTTATGCTTCCAGCTTGGGGATTAAGTAATGCGGCTTCAACTTTAGTCGGACAAAATATGGGTGCCGGTGAAATGATCCGTGCAGAACAGTCTGTCATGAAGACCGTAAAGTATAATGTGATTTTCATGCTTTTGGTGAGTTTGCTGTTTTTAATTCTTGGCGATTTCCTTGTTGGTTTTTTCACTGAGCAGATTGAAATAAAAAATTATGCTAAAAATGCGCTACACATAATGAGCCTCGGTTTTGTTTTTTACGGAATAGGAATGGTCACTATCAATGCTTTCAACGGAGCAGGGGATACTTGGACACCGACTTGGCTCAATTTCTTCGGATTTTGGATGTTTCAGATTCCTTTGGCTTACGTGTTGTCAAAATATTTTGAAATGGGTCCGAAAGGAGTTTTTATTTCAATTCCGGTGGCAGAAACATTCATCACGGTCGTTGCTTTTATCTTATTTAAAAAAGGAAAATGGAAGAATGTGAAAGTTTAA
- a CDS encoding DUF2975 domain-containing protein produces the protein MKIIGKNSISQYISYFLFVLFTILTVQFIYEQIGYATSYYNFKTNHSMLSDFYIIGNDVGWAKNHYTKKFDDLMKFKFYVPFTTQNLITGIFSLTTYISNTVRGIFMIVFFYSSYHIFKEISNEKVFNLKAILWLKRFGWLNILYTVAMIVISIFRINDFGSTAFSAIPFLFFGALILFIVEFFKKGYNLQSENDLTI, from the coding sequence ATGAAAATTATCGGGAAAAACTCAATCTCTCAATACATCAGCTATTTCCTTTTTGTGTTGTTTACCATTCTGACAGTTCAATTTATTTACGAACAAATTGGCTATGCCACATCTTATTATAATTTTAAAACCAATCATTCGATGCTATCAGATTTTTACATCATCGGAAATGATGTTGGCTGGGCAAAAAACCACTACACCAAGAAGTTTGATGATTTGATGAAGTTCAAATTTTATGTTCCCTTTACTACTCAGAATTTGATAACAGGTATTTTTAGTCTCACTACCTACATCAGCAATACTGTGAGAGGCATTTTTATGATTGTTTTTTTTTACAGCAGTTATCATATTTTCAAAGAAATCAGCAACGAAAAAGTATTTAATTTAAAAGCCATTCTCTGGCTGAAAAGGTTTGGCTGGCTCAATATTCTTTATACAGTTGCAATGATTGTTATAAGCATTTTCCGCATCAACGATTTTGGCAGTACAGCATTTTCTGCCATCCCTTTTTTATTCTTCGGAGCTCTCATTTTATTCATTGTAGAATTCTTTAAAAAAGGTTACAACTTACAATCAGAAAACGATTTAACAATATAA